A window from Pirellulales bacterium encodes these proteins:
- a CDS encoding amidohydrolase family protein, with protein sequence MHLSRTTRRAFGRYVAGACATALTADFLSGDLCGAAPQGKFPAGRYVDVHTHLGTVWNTGKELTAEELLRWMDAADIAQAVVLPLVSPESSSYPISSDYVLAQTKPFRDRLIPFCSVDPRTSYTGGHAGLVAMLRRYVDAGVRGFGEHKPGVAIDDPGNMALYGACAELELPVLFHLDNLRNMDAPGLPGLERVLSAHATVPFIGHGPGWWASIGGGVTAADMAGYPRGEVAAGGAIDRLMDKYPNLYGDLSAGSGAGAIRRDPAFGRAFLIRRQDRLMFGTDFLAPGQDVPQLELFAQIGLPAEAAAKIFRDNARRLLRLNA encoded by the coding sequence ATGCATCTTTCCCGTACAACCCGACGCGCCTTCGGCCGATACGTTGCCGGCGCGTGCGCCACGGCCCTCACCGCCGACTTCCTCTCGGGCGATCTTTGTGGCGCGGCGCCGCAGGGAAAGTTCCCAGCCGGTCGCTACGTTGACGTTCACACCCATCTCGGCACGGTGTGGAACACGGGCAAGGAGCTAACCGCCGAAGAGTTGTTGCGCTGGATGGATGCCGCCGATATTGCGCAGGCCGTCGTGCTGCCGCTGGTTTCGCCCGAGTCGAGCAGCTATCCGATCAGCAGCGACTATGTGCTTGCACAGACCAAGCCGTTTCGCGATCGGTTGATACCGTTCTGCTCGGTCGATCCGCGCACAAGTTACACTGGCGGCCACGCGGGGCTGGTGGCGATGCTGCGGCGCTATGTCGACGCCGGCGTCCGCGGATTCGGCGAGCACAAGCCAGGAGTTGCGATCGACGATCCAGGCAACATGGCGCTGTACGGCGCTTGCGCCGAACTGGAGTTGCCGGTTTTGTTTCACTTGGACAACTTGCGCAACATGGATGCGCCGGGCCTGCCAGGGTTGGAACGCGTGCTCAGCGCGCACGCGACCGTCCCTTTTATCGGGCATGGCCCGGGATGGTGGGCTTCGATCGGTGGAGGCGTCACGGCGGCCGACATGGCCGGTTACCCACGCGGAGAAGTCGCGGCCGGCGGCGCGATCGACCGACTGATGGACAAGTACCCCAATCTGTACGGCGACCTTTCGGCCGGCAGCGGCGCCGGTGCCATCCGCCGCGATCCGGCATTTGGCCGCGCCTTTCTCATCCGCCGCCAGGATCGCCTGATGTTCGGCACCGATTTTCTCGCGCCCGGTCAAGACGTGCCCCAGCTCGAGCTGTTCGCGCAAATCGGCTTGCCAGCGGAAGCGGCGGCGAAGATATTTCGCGATAACGCCCGCCGCCTGCTGCGGCTCAATGCATAA
- a CDS encoding molybdopterin-dependent oxidoreductase translates to MADSVILLIDGEVDRPARLSLADLAAVEFGSQVADVSRLDPKRHGRAVTLAGLLAHVGVRTVAQYLTLHSATDDFHASIPLAAVRERGLLIYAFDGGPLPAKAGGPVRFVIPDYAACHTDEIDECANVKFVDHIELTAARGRDNRPSDEQEHSELHRRDGEGNP, encoded by the coding sequence GTGGCTGATTCTGTAATTCTGTTGATCGATGGTGAAGTGGATCGCCCCGCAAGGCTGTCGCTCGCGGATTTAGCAGCGGTCGAATTCGGTAGCCAGGTTGCCGATGTCAGCCGTCTGGATCCCAAGCGGCATGGTCGCGCCGTGACTCTGGCAGGATTGTTAGCTCACGTGGGCGTGCGGACCGTGGCGCAGTATCTGACCTTGCACTCGGCGACTGATGATTTTCACGCCAGCATCCCCTTGGCTGCCGTGCGCGAGCGCGGGCTGTTGATCTACGCCTTCGACGGCGGGCCGTTGCCAGCCAAGGCCGGTGGCCCTGTGCGTTTTGTGATTCCCGATTATGCCGCCTGCCACACTGACGAAATCGACGAGTGCGCCAACGTCAAGTTCGTGGATCATATCGAGTTGACCGCCGCCCGCGGCCGCGACAATCGTCCCAGTGATGAACAGGAGCATTCCGAATTGCACCGGCGCGATGGCGAGGGGAATCCCTAG
- a CDS encoding beta-ketoacyl-[acyl-carrier-protein] synthase family protein — MPESLPRRRDDREPIVITGIGMIASVGKDRESVWHAVQQGHSGVRSLRGMAGIPDDLLIAATVDVPLGRPGELKTITLLHIAAAEALADAHVCLNEIDRDRFACAISGHMGDTGFVVEQLGLDQMIVPMAVPWWQQWMPNTGCSSVANRFGLNGPRICHSTACASGLIDILAAVRTIEDGKADVALAGSAEGIHPLFAAGFHRMGVLAHHEDPAQACRPFDSERSGFVMGEGGALFVIERLSHAVNRGARIYAEILGGRILAEAHHVTGLDADSEALAYLISTTLNDARLAPSEVNYINAHGTGTLQNDVVETRGIRRALGRAADKIWVSATKSMLGHLVNASGSVELAITTLALRDGFAPPTLNLTNPDPQCDLDCIPLVGRSSQFQTALKISVAFGGHLAAIVLRRWMDASTGFNYPPKIAA, encoded by the coding sequence GTGCCTGAGAGCCTGCCACGCCGCCGTGATGATCGAGAGCCGATTGTCATCACCGGCATTGGCATGATCGCCTCGGTCGGCAAAGATCGCGAAAGCGTGTGGCACGCCGTCCAACAGGGCCACAGCGGAGTGCGCAGCCTGCGGGGCATGGCAGGCATTCCCGACGATCTGCTCATTGCGGCAACCGTCGACGTGCCACTGGGTCGCCCCGGCGAGTTGAAGACTATTACACTGTTGCACATCGCCGCGGCCGAGGCCCTCGCCGATGCGCACGTGTGCTTGAACGAAATCGATCGCGATCGTTTCGCGTGCGCGATAAGCGGACACATGGGTGACACAGGCTTCGTCGTCGAGCAACTCGGGCTCGATCAGATGATCGTCCCCATGGCTGTCCCCTGGTGGCAACAATGGATGCCCAACACGGGCTGCTCGTCGGTGGCGAATCGCTTTGGATTGAACGGCCCGCGGATTTGTCACTCTACAGCCTGCGCCAGCGGATTGATCGACATTCTGGCTGCCGTCCGCACGATAGAAGATGGCAAGGCCGATGTGGCTCTGGCCGGTAGCGCCGAGGGAATCCACCCGTTGTTCGCCGCGGGATTTCATCGCATGGGCGTGCTCGCGCATCATGAAGATCCTGCGCAGGCGTGTCGCCCATTCGATAGCGAACGAAGTGGCTTCGTGATGGGCGAAGGGGGCGCGCTGTTCGTCATCGAACGGCTAAGCCACGCCGTGAATCGCGGCGCGCGGATCTACGCCGAAATCCTTGGCGGCCGGATTCTGGCCGAAGCGCATCACGTCACCGGACTGGACGCTGACAGTGAAGCGCTTGCGTACCTCATCTCGACGACGCTCAATGACGCGCGGCTGGCTCCCAGCGAGGTCAACTATATCAACGCCCACGGGACCGGCACGTTGCAAAACGACGTGGTCGAGACGCGGGGCATTCGCCGCGCGCTCGGTCGCGCGGCTGACAAGATCTGGGTCAGCGCCACCAAGTCCATGCTGGGTCACCTGGTGAATGCCTCGGGCAGTGTCGAGCTGGCGATCACGACGCTGGCACTACGCGACGGATTCGCTCCGCCCACATTGAACCTGACAAATCCCGATCCGCAGTGCGATCTGGATTGCATCCCGTTGGTGGGCCGGTCTTCGCAATTTCAGACGGCGCTGAAAATCTCGGTCGCATTCGGCGGCCACCTGGCGGCTATCGTGCTGAGGCGCTGGATGGATGCCTCGACCGGGTTCAACTACCCGCCAAAAATCGCTGCCTGA
- the rplU gene encoding 50S ribosomal protein L21, producing MYAIIVDGGRQYKVHEGLEFELDYREASAGDELRFDQVLAFGDDSGTKIGQPTLAGAAVVAEVVGVSQGPKLVVQKMRRRKNSRRKTGHRQLHTKVRVSKILVG from the coding sequence ATGTACGCGATCATCGTCGACGGCGGACGGCAATATAAAGTCCACGAAGGTCTGGAGTTCGAGCTCGATTACCGCGAAGCAAGCGCGGGGGATGAGTTGCGTTTCGACCAGGTCCTGGCCTTTGGGGACGATTCCGGCACCAAGATCGGCCAGCCCACGCTTGCCGGGGCAGCGGTCGTCGCCGAGGTCGTGGGCGTGTCGCAGGGACCCAAGCTGGTCGTGCAAAAGATGCGTCGGCGAAAGAATTCGCGCCGCAAGACAGGCCATCGCCAATTGCACACCAAGGTCCGCGTCAGCAAGATTCTGGTAGGCTAG
- a CDS encoding vitamin B12-dependent ribonucleotide reductase translates to MTQQDTGATQSRVTASAAKKKPVRRFPNGLVINSDFCPVDAADPFETVQWEIRTAAIKGEDGDVLFEQNDCEVPSTWSQLATNVVCSKYFYGEVATPERENSVRQLIHRVSRTIADWGEKDGYFATPSDCERFYRDLSWLCLHQHGAFNSPVWFNVGLFHQYGVKGSQCNWHFDLEAQEVRRPENPYEFPQGSACFIQSVDDSMEDIMELARSEAMLFKFGSGTGTDLSTLRSHREKLSGGGKPSGPLSFMRVFDQIAAVVKSGGKTRRAAKMQSLKVWHPDVMEFIECKLKEEKKARILIENGYESNFNGEAYSSILFQNANLSVRLTDDFIQAVLDDKPWSTHWVTEPSRPGPSWPARDVMAKMAEGAWYCGDPGVQYDTTINHWNTCPNSGRINASNPCSEYMFLDDTACNLASINLMKFRQSDGTFDVERFKAACRIFFIAQEILVDHASYPTADIARNSHMFRPLGLGYSNLGSLSMASGLPYDSQGALGLCGAMTALLHGAANLCSVELAAAVGPFEGYPKNREPMLSVMQMHRDAVETIDDVCPAYLKDAARSLWDDVLSSGRVHGFRNAQATVLAPTGTISFLMDCDTTGIEPDIALVKYKQLAGGGMLKIVNQTVPLALRTLGYDEPQIESIVAYIDREDTIEGAADLSDAHLPVFDCAFQPRNGTRSISWRAHVRMMAAAQPFLSGAISKTVNMPRDTTPADVADAYLEGWRMGLKALAVYRDGSKESQPLSTSTEGDRAAEKQKAAPRRERLPDTRKSVTHKFSIVGHEGYITVGLYDDGRPGELFITMAKEGSTVGGLMDCFGTAVSMSMQYGVPLEVYVNKFSHTRFEPMGHTKNPDIRIAKSLVDYIFRWLGITFLPGYREANANMSPTETAGSAGEDAPGEIKPVARMNGGLNAGAGSPKAKDTAKSGGPRGAEKTNGHTASPKAHVNGNGNGNGHGHQVGTLLLERTESDVAARPRIRSEQFASFQADAPSCDSCGAITVRNGNCYLCHNCGNSMGCS, encoded by the coding sequence ATGACCCAGCAAGATACAGGCGCCACGCAATCACGCGTCACGGCCTCGGCGGCCAAGAAGAAGCCGGTTCGTCGGTTTCCGAACGGACTGGTTATCAACTCCGACTTTTGTCCGGTCGACGCGGCCGATCCGTTCGAGACCGTTCAGTGGGAGATTCGCACCGCCGCCATCAAAGGCGAAGACGGTGACGTTCTCTTCGAGCAGAACGACTGCGAAGTTCCCTCGACCTGGAGCCAATTGGCGACCAACGTCGTCTGCAGCAAATACTTCTACGGAGAGGTGGCCACCCCAGAGCGCGAGAACAGCGTTCGCCAACTGATCCACCGGGTCAGCCGGACGATTGCCGATTGGGGCGAGAAGGACGGCTACTTCGCCACGCCCAGCGACTGCGAACGATTCTATCGCGATTTGTCGTGGCTCTGCCTGCACCAGCACGGAGCATTCAATTCGCCGGTGTGGTTCAACGTCGGCCTGTTCCATCAGTACGGCGTGAAGGGATCGCAGTGCAATTGGCATTTCGACCTCGAAGCTCAGGAAGTGCGACGTCCGGAGAACCCCTACGAGTTTCCCCAAGGCTCGGCCTGTTTCATTCAGAGCGTCGACGACAGCATGGAAGACATCATGGAGCTCGCCCGTAGCGAGGCCATGTTGTTCAAGTTCGGCTCGGGCACGGGGACCGATCTTTCCACGCTACGCTCGCATCGCGAGAAGCTGTCCGGCGGCGGCAAGCCCTCGGGTCCGCTGTCGTTCATGCGGGTTTTCGACCAGATTGCGGCCGTGGTAAAGAGTGGTGGCAAGACGCGCCGTGCGGCCAAGATGCAATCGCTCAAGGTCTGGCACCCGGACGTCATGGAGTTCATCGAGTGCAAGCTGAAGGAAGAGAAGAAGGCCCGCATCCTCATCGAGAACGGGTACGAATCGAACTTCAACGGCGAAGCCTATAGCTCGATCTTGTTCCAGAACGCCAACCTCTCGGTCCGTCTGACAGACGATTTCATTCAGGCCGTATTGGATGACAAGCCCTGGAGCACCCACTGGGTCACAGAGCCAAGTCGGCCGGGTCCCAGCTGGCCCGCTCGCGACGTGATGGCCAAGATGGCCGAAGGCGCCTGGTATTGCGGCGACCCGGGCGTACAGTACGACACCACGATCAACCATTGGAACACCTGCCCCAATTCGGGCCGGATCAACGCTTCGAACCCTTGTTCGGAATACATGTTCCTGGATGACACGGCCTGCAATCTGGCCAGCATCAACCTGATGAAGTTCCGGCAGTCGGACGGCACGTTCGATGTCGAGCGGTTCAAGGCCGCCTGCCGCATCTTCTTCATCGCCCAGGAAATTCTGGTCGATCATGCCAGCTATCCCACGGCCGACATCGCTCGCAACAGCCACATGTTCCGTCCGCTGGGATTGGGCTACTCAAATCTCGGCAGCCTGAGCATGGCCAGCGGTCTGCCCTACGATTCGCAGGGAGCCCTGGGTTTGTGTGGAGCGATGACGGCTCTGCTCCACGGTGCTGCCAACCTGTGCAGCGTCGAGTTGGCGGCCGCGGTCGGTCCGTTCGAGGGCTATCCGAAGAACCGCGAGCCGATGTTGAGTGTTATGCAGATGCATCGTGACGCCGTCGAGACGATCGACGACGTCTGCCCGGCCTACCTCAAGGACGCAGCCCGCTCGCTATGGGACGACGTTCTCTCCAGCGGCCGCGTCCACGGTTTCCGCAACGCCCAGGCAACGGTTCTGGCCCCCACCGGCACGATCAGCTTCCTGATGGATTGCGATACCACGGGCATCGAGCCTGACATCGCGTTGGTGAAGTACAAGCAGCTCGCCGGCGGCGGGATGCTGAAGATCGTCAACCAGACGGTGCCGCTCGCCCTGCGAACGCTAGGCTACGACGAGCCGCAGATTGAGTCGATCGTGGCGTATATCGATCGCGAAGACACGATCGAAGGCGCCGCCGATCTGTCGGATGCCCATTTGCCGGTCTTCGATTGTGCATTTCAACCGCGCAATGGCACGCGTTCGATCTCTTGGCGTGCCCACGTGCGGATGATGGCCGCCGCTCAGCCGTTCCTGTCGGGTGCCATCAGCAAGACAGTGAACATGCCGCGTGATACGACGCCGGCGGACGTCGCCGACGCCTACCTGGAAGGGTGGCGGATGGGTTTGAAGGCTTTGGCCGTGTATCGTGACGGCTCGAAGGAAAGCCAGCCCCTCTCGACTAGCACCGAAGGGGATCGCGCCGCCGAGAAGCAAAAAGCGGCACCCCGCCGAGAGCGCTTGCCGGACACACGCAAGTCCGTCACGCACAAGTTCAGCATCGTCGGCCACGAGGGATATATCACGGTCGGCCTATACGACGACGGCCGGCCGGGCGAACTGTTCATCACCATGGCCAAGGAAGGAAGCACCGTCGGCGGCTTGATGGATTGCTTCGGCACCGCGGTCTCGATGAGCATGCAATACGGCGTTCCCCTGGAAGTGTATGTGAACAAGTTCTCGCATACACGCTTCGAGCCGATGGGGCACACCAAGAATCCGGATATCCGCATCGCCAAGAGCCTTGTGGATTACATCTTTCGTTGGTTGGGGATCACGTTCCTGCCAGGCTATCGCGAGGCGAACGCCAACATGTCTCCGACCGAGACGGCCGGCTCTGCCGGGGAGGATGCTCCCGGTGAGATCAAGCCCGTCGCCAGGATGAACGGCGGGCTGAATGCGGGGGCAGGATCGCCCAAAGCGAAGGACACCGCGAAGTCAGGTGGCCCGCGTGGCGCCGAAAAGACCAATGGTCATACGGCGTCTCCCAAGGCTCACGTCAACGGAAACGGTAATGGCAACGGTCATGGCCATCAGGTCGGCACCTTGCTGTTGGAGCGCACAGAGAGCGACGTCGCCGCACGTCCTCGCATCCGCAGCGAGCAATTTGCCAGTTTCCAGGCCGATGCCCCCAGCTGCGACAGCTGCGGTGCGATCACGGTCCGCAACGGAAACTGCTATCTCTGTCACAACTGCGGCAATAGCATGGGTTGCTCGTAA